Proteins encoded within one genomic window of Bombina bombina isolate aBomBom1 chromosome 1, aBomBom1.pri, whole genome shotgun sequence:
- the LOC128641986 gene encoding acyl-coenzyme A thioesterase THEM4-like, protein MVNLYNRFLELSKDGSWKRIPSFNTTVHHMEGDIVEPRQEKRLFTRNLDKDGVGFEYTMFYNIAKKRMVTLFQSGPYLEGPPGFTHGGCIATIIDSTAGACVVCTYGSVMTANLNVNYRNSIPLGSTVIVDSQVDKVEGRKVYASCQIRSHDDALLHTEATALFIKLNP, encoded by the coding sequence ATGGTGAATTTATATAATAGATTTTTGGAACTGAGTAAGGATGGCAGCTGGAAGCGGATTCCTTCTTTCAACACCACTGTACATCACATGGAAGGTGACATTGTGGAGCCACGGCAAGAGAAACGTCTTTTTACCAGGAACTTAGATAAAGATGGTGTTGGGTTTGAGTACACTATGTTCTACAACATTGCAAAGAAGAGGATGGTTACCCTTTTTCAATCTGGGCCGTACTTGGAAGGACCACCTGGGTTCACACATGGAGGCTGCattgcaaccatcattgacagcacAGCTGGAGCCTGTGTTGTGTGCACCTATGGGAGTGTCATGACAGCAAATCTAAATGTCAACTACCGCAACTCAATACCACTGGGAAGTACTGTAATTGTGGATAGTCAGGTGGACAAGGTAGAAGGGCGAAAAGTATATGCCAGCTGTCAGATCCGAAGCCATGACGATGCTTTGCTTCACACAGAAGCCACAGCTCTGTTCATCAAGCTGAACCCTTAA